The Polypterus senegalus isolate Bchr_013 chromosome 1, ASM1683550v1, whole genome shotgun sequence genomic sequence TTATGAATATCTTTGGAGATTAAAATGTAGAAGACTGGATCCAAGAGACTTGTTACACTAAGCAATGCAAATGTGCATCTATAAGCATAAAACATTTTTGACTCATGTTGACATTTGTCAGATACGATTAATAATCCAACATATCTGATGAAAGCTGTGGTACAAAAGGGcccataaaccaaaataaatattagCACCATAGTGATGAGAaggtgttttattttcttcttgttttcatcTGGAACTGATTGTGAACTTCTTAAGATCTTCTCAATGCGAATGTAAATAAAGATGAGGTGTGCAAGAGGCAATGGGAACCAGAAAACTGCCATACTCAGACACAAAATGGAGAACGTATTTGTTGCTGGATAACTTTCAAAGCAGAGGTGATCTTTTGAGTTTCCTCTTATGAAATACCAGACAAGAAGACTGATTCCTGTGAACAGACCCCACAATGGCAAGCATAGAATACAGGCATTAGACAGCCTCCGGAAATTCTTATACCATAAAGGATGTGCAAAGGCTATATAACGTTCCACAGCAATCAGGCTTAGAAATCCAACGTTGCCAAAGAGACTTATGTGCAGCAGCACACCAAAAACGACACAAGTCACTTCTTGAAAACGCCACACATGTCCATTTTTGTAATAGTCAATCCACAGAGGCAGCGTGACTATCTGAAGGATATCTGTTAAAAGAAGGCTGATCACATACACCGGAAGAGTATCCTCTGCTTTAAGCAGTTTGTATAGGCCATAAAGTGCCAGACAGTTTGTGGGCAAAGCCACGCAGAAGATGGCACCAAAGAGACCAGGGAGAAGATCTGTTTGTGAGCTGGAGTCGATGTGACAGTTGTTCATGATTTGTGATCAAAACTGAAGATTGGTggtcttcttatttattttcagtctttgTCCTTGATCCAAACTTGATTAGACTGAGAGAGTTTCAAGGTGTTTAATGGCAGTTTAAGGATTTCAGAGATGAGGATTACAGAGAATTCTAACTGTGCTTTACCTTTGCTGCGTGGTGCTTATATTGATCAAGTGCTCACATCTCTTTTATAGCAAAAGCTGCACTGTCCGTGTattgtttgcacattctccatctGTCAGTTTATGTCTTCTCCAGATATTACTGTTGCTCttctcatctgtaaaacatggaaGCACAACATCTCAAGGTGTTTTACAGAAGAAACACAATAAACTGTAAATGCAAGACCTTTCAATTATGCATTCTAATTTATGGGCCTGTGAGTGCACAAGTAAACAGTAACAGTAGAGTAGATGAAGAGCCCAGCTTGGCAGACTGGCAGAGTTATTATGATTAGTATGGTTGTCACCAAAGAAtagatttaaaatacaattagagTCAAGCGGATTTATTGTCAAGATAGAAGAGCtcagtctttttttattgaatttgttaaaagctagtaacattccatacaaaaagtAAGACATAACAAAACTACAAGTCAAGTCAAACCCATCCATGAGAAATAGAGTACAGCCAAGAGCCAGAGTATAACTTTAAGAGTAAAAAAGATGCAAGTGAATCCTTTTCTCCATTATAAATgctgtgagctggagggctgatcgcaccccaaatagagacagacgcccccgggaaaaccacaaaccctgaaacactgaccaccctcactttgctccttatccttgcactataacgcgtaatacaagccttgcgcGGTACCCTGCCGACTTAAAAGccgtgcgcagcgcctgtcagatttggaattgattgtttgcttttatctctgtctctgctcctagtggaactgtcatctctgacttgtcatggagcacgtttaagctcatgtgttttgcagtgtttgaattaaAATCCTCCTtatttctacgacctcctgtgtctctgtgcaaatctgtgaccaaaGCGTGacaatgcttattctaaaatgttattgattagatcctgccaggccAGGTCAGGTCCGgttggggagcatgaactggtacagcgtgttgccgcacacACCAGATGACGAAAATGCTTAGGATCCTGTTTAggaactccccaggcagacacgcggtccagtcccaccctctggaaatgaccctctatctcaaCAACATCTCAAGGTGTTTTACAGAAGAAACATAATAAACTGTAAATGCAAGACCTTTCAATTATGCATTCTAATTTATGGGCCTATTAGTGCACAAGTAAATGGTAATGGTGGAGTAGATGACTGGCTGGCGGTCTGGTAGAATCACCAAAGAATGGATTTAGAATACAGTTAGAGTCAAGCAGATTTATTATAGATAGAAGAGCTCAGTCATTCTTTATTGAATTAAAATCAAGTAATATTCCATACAAAGAGGTCAGACAATACAATTTGCTGTGCTCCTCGGAGGCTGTGAACCAAGGGTGCCACTCGTAGTTTCTGGATTGAAAGAGGCAGACAAACCCTTTCCCCAGCTGGGACAGTCTTGCTAGCTTCACTGTTGGCTGACTTTTTCTCATGATGTCCTGCTTTTCTTGAAAAGTCCATCTTGAAAATGGTTTTGTAAGTATATCTGCGACAAAGCAGTTTCCTCTTCTCTGTCAGCCATAGTGAATTGAAAAAGCAGCCATCAAATCTACACGATGTTTTAGCTCGAGCAGGTTGCTACACATCGCTCTCTGACCATCTAGTCACAGAATGTGAAAATGCTGACGTTATCGTATGCCTGCTAGAAGTCCCCAGTGTCCCCAACTCGAAATCTGATTGGTTAAAGCAAAAGTTTCATTGTGGTCTGATTTAAGCTACAGGCACCTGCACTGTTGATTCTGAAGGCTCAAGGCAGATTTCTTTTACCTGGTAACACATGACAGCTGAAATATGATTGGATAAAAGATTTCATATAAATATACACTAACTGAGAAAGGCTAGGACATGAAGAGAATAGACTATTGGGAATTATTTAATGCATATTCATGGAAAAATATATTgataacaattttgaaaaataataaaacataagtcAGTGATTTTGACTTGTGTTTAGGCCAGGAGAGAAGGCCTTGCTAGCCTTGATGGCCCACCActgatatatatacacagggaTTTCATGAATAAAGGACCCTGTGGATGAGTAAATAAGCATttaattagtattagctttaCACTGTTATCTGCAGGATTATAATTATTTACTACTAGACaataacggcgcactgcatgataatgtgcagtgaatacacttgacttgaccatactcCATTGACCCTTGACCTTTGTTGACCATATATATCtacaatgatttaagatataaagcggtaggggaagtgatggcccgctgccaagagttgattctacaatataataaaataaaaattaaaagatatatataataattccaaaacttttcacttttaatataaagctgtagtgcagagtttcagcatagtatatgtgtatcacatttcaggctacaggttatttgatttttgaccctgACCTCcctgggttgacctttgaccttggaggtcaatcatcaccctgaaggcagatagtagacgtcacgtagtataagtgtactaaatttcaggttaataggtttgtgagctacaggtgatttaaaatcctggacagacaaacagacagccacgctagtgtattatagaagaagatttcactgacactataatttataAGGGTGTCCAGACATCCTGGTGACAGGGACAGTTATGATTTCACAAAACGTGTAGTGATAAATTgctgaaaaaatatcaaaaaggtcCTGATTTTAACAGGCTACCCATCTAATAAAGTTTTTCAGGGCCACAAACATCATCATAATACAATTATAGCAGTGAGCACGAAATTCGAAGGGGAACACCGCTTGATGGAACTTGTGTTCGATTTGAAGAGGAGGACCAGGAAGCGCACAACAACAGACAGTACACTACCATTtatttggttccacttcaagcactgagtgAAATCCTATGCATGTACTTgtgaaagtgttttgtgttttttatcctGTGCTCTAATCGGCCTCTGATAATGATGAGAGGCATTAAACAAAGGAGGCTTTACGTGTGGGCATGCATGCGACACAAGCGTTCAAATTTGGGTCTTTGAAAATCTTTTCACCCTTTAGTTTGCCATCAGAGTGCCATATGTGCCTGGTGTCCATTATGGTCTGTTACTGTAATAAagtttgtctttcacttctgttatttccTAATATTTGCCATAACTGAATAGCTCTTCAAGTTCCATTTTATGAAAATTCCTATGGCCAGACATGTtccaagcaaagaaaaaaaaatgaattgcaattTTTTTGGGTTATGTTAGTTGGTAATTACA encodes the following:
- the LOC120517769 gene encoding G-protein coupled receptor 4-like, with the translated sequence MNNCHIDSSSQTDLLPGLFGAIFCVALPTNCLALYGLYKLLKAEDTLPVYVISLLLTDILQIVTLPLWIDYYKNGHVWRFQEVTCVVFGVLLHISLFGNVGFLSLIAVERYIAFAHPLWYKNFRRLSNACILCLPLWGLFTGISLLVWYFIRGNSKDHLCFESYPATNTFSILCLSMAVFWFPLPLAHLIFIYIRIEKILRSSQSVPDENKKKIKHLLITMVLIFILVYGPFCTTAFIRYVGLLIVSDKCQHESKMFYAYRCTFALLSVTSLLDPVFYILISKDIHKELQELCPFIFRRLWPVDSSSV